From Algoriphagus sp. NG3, the proteins below share one genomic window:
- a CDS encoding PKD domain-containing protein produces MKNYIKYIIYVLPLLLLAACVEEYALEDSPPTEEQAGFSFEPTEQSDNILQFTADNDFFLMNWDMGNGSSATGKSVTGTYPTAGTYTVTLTVFNRGGSVSTSRELVIEETDPLLLDKPLYNNLTGGAQATEGKTWKIDAGRSGHFGVGPNPSSGAGDFPEWYQAQPNEKAGSGMYTDRYTFFLDSFNFTMDTEGLVYLNAAQGGNFPGAYEAEVGDLSAPYSAPEGLKWSMAEPEDGYPELTISQGGFLGYFAGGTTYQVVSISENEMSLRFVDQANTDLAWYIRLIPEGYEPGEEIPDPEPEPVVPGEFSLENLIGDGSKAWKLKPAAGAFGVGPGPGSDEYYPNGTDISGDRPCLFNDLFIFNQDGTYTYDPRGDIFGELYLGVEEEGCQPAANLTGTTGEAWGAGTHEFSFTEGNESSNAKITVTGTGAFIALPKAYNGGEYAGGPPAENSSVTYEVIGYTNEDGIEELTITLDITGSGEIFWSFVLIPDHD; encoded by the coding sequence ATGAAGAACTATATAAAATACATCATATATGTGTTGCCTTTGCTTCTATTGGCAGCATGTGTGGAGGAGTATGCGCTGGAAGACAGCCCTCCTACAGAAGAGCAGGCAGGATTCAGTTTCGAGCCAACAGAGCAGAGTGACAACATTCTTCAGTTTACCGCTGACAATGATTTTTTTCTCATGAATTGGGATATGGGCAACGGCAGCTCAGCCACGGGAAAAAGCGTAACAGGCACTTACCCTACAGCAGGCACCTACACGGTGACTCTGACGGTTTTCAATCGGGGAGGCAGCGTGAGCACCAGCAGAGAACTAGTCATAGAGGAAACTGACCCACTTCTACTGGATAAACCACTTTACAATAACCTAACCGGAGGTGCCCAAGCTACAGAAGGCAAGACTTGGAAGATTGATGCTGGAAGATCAGGCCATTTCGGGGTAGGACCTAACCCTTCTTCCGGAGCTGGGGATTTCCCTGAATGGTATCAGGCCCAACCTAACGAAAAAGCGGGTTCAGGGATGTACACAGACCGCTACACTTTCTTTTTGGATAGCTTTAATTTCACCATGGACACCGAGGGATTGGTCTATCTGAACGCAGCACAGGGAGGGAATTTCCCAGGTGCCTATGAAGCAGAAGTGGGTGACCTATCCGCTCCCTATTCAGCACCAGAAGGACTGAAGTGGAGTATGGCCGAGCCAGAAGACGGATATCCAGAATTGACGATTTCCCAGGGAGGGTTTTTAGGATATTTTGCCGGGGGCACCACCTATCAGGTGGTCAGCATTTCAGAAAATGAGATGTCATTAAGATTTGTGGATCAGGCCAACACGGACTTAGCATGGTACATACGGTTGATTCCTGAAGGTTATGAGCCTGGAGAGGAAATACCTGACCCAGAGCCTGAACCAGTAGTGCCAGGAGAATTTAGTCTTGAGAATCTGATCGGGGATGGATCCAAAGCTTGGAAACTAAAACCAGCTGCAGGTGCCTTCGGAGTGGGACCTGGTCCGGGAAGCGATGAGTATTACCCTAATGGGACTGATATATCAGGAGACAGACCTTGCCTGTTCAATGATCTCTTTATTTTCAATCAAGATGGCACCTATACCTATGACCCGCGGGGAGATATTTTCGGGGAATTATACTTAGGGGTAGAAGAAGAAGGCTGCCAGCCGGCAGCTAATCTGACTGGAACTACGGGCGAAGCCTGGGGGGCAGGTACACACGAATTCAGCTTTACCGAAGGAAATGAGTCCTCTAATGCCAAAATCACCGTAACAGGAACTGGGGCTTTTATCGCTTTACCTAAGGCATACAATGGCGGTGAATATGCTGGTGGACCTCCAGCCGAAAACAGCTCAGTCACCTACGAGGTAATCGGATACACCAATGAAGACGGAATTGAAGAATTGACTATCACCTTGGATATCACAGGTTCTGGGGAGATATTCTGGTCATTTGTACTCATTCCTGATCACGACTAA
- a CDS encoding RagB/SusD family nutrient uptake outer membrane protein, producing the protein MKNITKWILFLCLGMGTACDSLLNIEPEFTQDAENFFNTQEDFDRAIIGVYDMMQPAYLTMWIGEIASDNAIAGGESVNDTRGLHEIESMTHGGVNEELRSVMRVNYTGIARANYIFENQENIDFEGKARILAEAKFMRAYFYFNLVTYFGDMPLIVDRRISINEIPNTPRTPKAEIYAQVESDLQDAIEDLPAAASEVGRLTQGAAMALLGKVLLYQDKYAEASTILGNLIDTNPGGYALFDDFSTLFYASNQNVAEDVFTVQFSGLEGGSYGCLVCLNGNAAVGFNSIRQYDGPLYADGNSYNLPTQNLYDSFQEGDIRREATVLDLEAFIAAQPNAGEITYAIGGGGHTGFYNNKYIKRLDERGLPDDDLTSPLNYRVIRWADVLLMAAEAFQRSGNDDRAKTELNKVRARVAMPSINSSGEALYQAILEERRYELSGEGHRFFDLVRTGQAADRISGFVSGKNELFPIPQVEIDLAGGAWNQNPGY; encoded by the coding sequence ATGAAAAATATAACAAAATGGATACTGTTCCTCTGCTTAGGGATGGGAACCGCTTGCGATAGTTTATTGAATATTGAGCCTGAGTTCACGCAGGACGCGGAGAATTTCTTCAATACTCAGGAAGACTTTGACAGGGCCATCATCGGAGTGTATGACATGATGCAACCCGCCTATCTGACCATGTGGATCGGCGAAATCGCTTCAGATAATGCCATCGCGGGAGGAGAAAGTGTCAACGATACCAGAGGCCTACATGAAATAGAAAGTATGACTCACGGTGGAGTAAATGAAGAGCTAAGGTCAGTGATGCGGGTAAACTATACAGGCATAGCCCGGGCAAATTACATCTTCGAAAACCAGGAAAACATTGATTTCGAAGGCAAGGCCAGAATCCTTGCAGAAGCTAAATTCATGCGCGCTTATTTCTACTTCAATCTGGTGACATATTTTGGAGATATGCCATTGATTGTGGACAGAAGAATCTCCATCAATGAAATCCCAAATACGCCTAGAACGCCAAAAGCAGAAATCTACGCCCAAGTAGAATCTGACCTTCAGGATGCTATAGAAGATCTTCCTGCTGCTGCAAGTGAAGTGGGAAGGCTAACCCAAGGAGCAGCTATGGCGCTGCTCGGAAAAGTATTGCTTTATCAGGACAAGTATGCTGAAGCCAGCACTATTCTAGGAAATCTCATCGACACTAATCCTGGTGGATATGCCCTTTTTGATGATTTCAGCACGCTGTTTTATGCCAGCAACCAAAACGTCGCCGAAGATGTATTTACTGTACAGTTTAGTGGATTAGAGGGCGGGAGCTACGGATGCTTGGTTTGTCTGAATGGAAATGCCGCAGTGGGTTTCAATAGCATCAGACAATACGATGGCCCATTGTACGCAGATGGCAATAGCTATAATCTGCCTACACAGAACCTATACGACAGTTTTCAGGAAGGAGATATAAGAAGAGAGGCCACTGTTTTGGATTTGGAAGCCTTTATAGCAGCTCAGCCAAATGCAGGAGAAATCACCTATGCAATAGGCGGTGGAGGACATACCGGATTTTACAATAATAAATACATCAAAAGACTGGACGAAAGAGGCCTTCCGGATGATGACTTGACCAGTCCCCTCAATTACAGAGTGATCCGATGGGCAGACGTACTGCTGATGGCAGCGGAGGCATTCCAAAGATCAGGAAATGATGACCGTGCAAAAACTGAACTGAACAAGGTAAGAGCCAGAGTAGCTATGCCGTCAATCAACAGTTCAGGAGAAGCATTATATCAAGCCATATTAGAGGAAAGAAGATATGAGCTATCTGGAGAGGGGCACAGATTCTTTGATCTGGTAAGAACAGGACAAGCCGCCGATCGAATCAGTGGTTTTGTTAGCGGAAAGAATGAGTTGTTTCCAATCCCTCAGGTGGAAATAGATCTGGCCGGTGGTGCTTGGAATCAAAATCCAGGTTATTAG
- a CDS encoding TonB-dependent receptor, which produces MKKILLLCFALALHYGTWAQTPETKGKVTDETGSPLPGVSVLKLSSTIGTVTDLDGNFSINATEGDELQFSFMGFKTQLIQVGNSSELSVILAEDLTNLNEVVVIGYGSATKRELTGATSQVKGENIQKMKMPRVDQALQGQMAGVNITTNSGAPGGTSNIRIRGIGTFGENDPLILVDGVIYDAAGLNALNPNDIESVNVLKDGTAGIYGVRAANGVILIETKKGTLGAKPRLDFDAFYGVQQTARKLDLLNAREYAILKNEAFAAGGQSMPFNNVELGEGTNWQNAVFQDAPIQEYNLTVTGGSEKTSYSIGGSYFAQEGIVGGPKANFERYNARINFITELAPRLKFTNVFLFTREHSKSLPQGGIGSVLYNTINAYPTEPLRVGDRYSYLDNVNDIINPLAQMANTYNDSYVNKIVGKEEIEYQINDKFTWTGRAGYNFAMVDYKAFNPLVWYGQGKFANSARNENLDPVLVDIGGIEIERGANVNESRNTYLDYNLETFLNYNQNFGKDHRVKGMAGLSLVGNRSEGLSGTGFNIPNNDVNFADISANQATGGYLNNTGSFQSRQRLISAFIRGEYDYNQRYFVSAILRRDGSTNFGPNNRIGYFPAVSAAWLISDESFFNVKAIDFLKLRTSFGISGNDQIGLFRYRGLLNGSATYVFNDLIANGAAIGNTSNPDLKWETTFQTNIGLDFSLFQSLDITANYFVKNTKDLLFQPDVSAILGSYGPGGSPPVINAGDVRNRGIEVELGYGTNKSSGVNFRFDYNVTFINNEVTAVPQGFEFIPGAGFSVGGNVATRFEKGYPIGYFIGYQTDGIFQTQEEIASSSTAQPGAQPGDLKFVDQNGDGVINFGDDSDRVMIGSPIPDVVMGFNMSVDFKGFDFGANLYAALGQDIIRNYERQQPYANQLAYNLDRWTGPGTSNEVPRLTTGATRNNVFSDFYVEDGSFLRLRNVQLGYTIPNTLTKKIGVQHFRFYLAANNLVTLTRYQGFDPDVGSGNPLFAGVDNGIYPQARSFMAGLNIKF; this is translated from the coding sequence ATGAAGAAAATTTTATTGCTGTGCTTTGCACTAGCCCTCCATTATGGGACTTGGGCACAAACTCCTGAAACAAAAGGCAAAGTGACTGACGAGACGGGAAGTCCGTTGCCTGGGGTAAGTGTATTAAAGTTGAGTAGTACTATAGGTACTGTCACAGACTTGGATGGAAATTTTTCCATTAATGCCACGGAAGGTGATGAACTGCAATTTTCATTTATGGGATTCAAGACCCAGCTTATTCAGGTGGGAAATAGTTCAGAACTTAGTGTAATATTAGCTGAAGACCTGACCAACCTCAACGAGGTGGTGGTAATAGGATATGGTTCTGCCACCAAAAGGGAACTTACCGGAGCCACATCTCAGGTGAAGGGAGAAAACATCCAAAAGATGAAAATGCCCCGTGTGGATCAGGCTTTACAGGGACAGATGGCAGGCGTGAATATCACCACAAACTCTGGGGCTCCTGGAGGCACTTCCAACATCCGTATTCGGGGAATAGGCACGTTTGGCGAAAACGACCCCTTGATTTTGGTGGATGGAGTCATCTATGATGCAGCCGGGCTGAATGCGCTTAATCCAAATGACATTGAATCAGTCAACGTACTCAAGGACGGTACAGCTGGTATTTATGGAGTAAGGGCAGCGAATGGGGTGATTTTGATTGAAACAAAAAAAGGCACGCTTGGCGCCAAACCCAGGCTTGATTTTGATGCGTTTTATGGCGTTCAACAGACAGCCCGGAAACTGGATTTGCTGAATGCCAGGGAATATGCCATTTTAAAAAATGAAGCCTTTGCAGCAGGAGGTCAGTCCATGCCATTCAACAATGTGGAATTAGGCGAAGGTACAAACTGGCAGAATGCTGTTTTTCAGGATGCTCCGATTCAGGAGTACAATCTTACCGTTACGGGTGGCTCAGAAAAAACATCCTATTCCATAGGAGGGTCGTACTTTGCCCAGGAAGGTATAGTAGGCGGCCCCAAAGCCAACTTTGAGCGATACAATGCCCGAATCAACTTCATCACAGAGCTGGCTCCAAGGCTGAAGTTCACCAATGTTTTTCTGTTTACCAGAGAGCATAGCAAAAGCTTGCCACAAGGAGGTATAGGGTCAGTATTGTACAACACCATCAATGCCTATCCCACAGAGCCACTGCGCGTAGGAGACCGGTATTCCTATCTGGACAATGTCAATGATATCATCAATCCCCTGGCACAGATGGCAAACACCTACAATGATTCTTATGTGAATAAAATTGTGGGAAAAGAAGAAATCGAATATCAAATCAATGATAAGTTCACTTGGACTGGTCGGGCAGGGTACAATTTCGCAATGGTAGATTACAAAGCCTTCAATCCACTGGTATGGTATGGCCAGGGTAAATTTGCCAATTCGGCAAGAAATGAAAACCTGGATCCGGTGCTGGTGGATATCGGAGGTATAGAGATCGAAAGAGGCGCAAATGTAAATGAATCCAGAAACACCTACCTGGACTACAATCTGGAAACTTTCCTGAACTACAACCAGAACTTTGGGAAAGACCATCGGGTCAAAGGTATGGCCGGACTTTCATTAGTGGGCAATAGAAGTGAAGGTCTAAGCGGCACAGGATTCAATATCCCAAACAACGATGTGAATTTTGCTGACATATCCGCCAACCAAGCCACAGGGGGATACCTGAACAATACTGGCTCCTTCCAAAGCAGACAACGCTTGATTTCAGCCTTTATCCGTGGAGAATATGACTACAATCAGCGGTATTTCGTCTCTGCCATTCTGAGAAGAGACGGTTCTACTAATTTCGGCCCTAACAACCGAATCGGGTATTTTCCCGCTGTCTCTGCTGCCTGGTTGATCTCTGATGAATCTTTTTTCAACGTAAAAGCCATAGACTTCCTAAAGCTGAGAACCAGTTTTGGTATCTCAGGAAATGATCAGATCGGATTATTCAGATACAGAGGACTGCTAAATGGTTCTGCTACCTATGTATTCAATGATCTGATTGCCAACGGAGCAGCCATTGGAAACACAAGTAATCCTGATCTGAAATGGGAAACCACTTTCCAGACCAATATAGGATTGGATTTCTCCTTGTTCCAAAGCCTGGATATCACCGCGAATTATTTTGTCAAAAACACCAAAGACTTGCTCTTCCAGCCTGATGTCTCAGCCATCCTAGGTAGCTATGGGCCAGGAGGCTCACCGCCGGTAATCAATGCCGGAGATGTGAGAAACCGGGGGATTGAAGTAGAATTGGGCTATGGAACCAATAAGAGTTCTGGTGTAAACTTCAGATTTGATTACAATGTCACCTTTATCAACAATGAAGTAACGGCAGTTCCACAAGGATTTGAATTTATCCCGGGTGCTGGTTTCAGTGTGGGGGGCAACGTAGCGACAAGATTTGAAAAAGGCTACCCTATAGGCTACTTCATAGGATATCAGACAGACGGTATATTCCAGACCCAGGAGGAAATCGCTTCCAGCAGCACTGCTCAGCCGGGAGCCCAGCCTGGAGATCTAAAGTTTGTGGATCAAAATGGTGACGGAGTGATCAATTTCGGGGATGATTCTGACCGGGTCATGATCGGCTCCCCTATCCCGGATGTAGTCATGGGATTCAATATGTCAGTTGATTTCAAGGGGTTTGACTTTGGAGCAAACCTCTATGCAGCTTTGGGACAGGATATTATCCGCAATTATGAAAGGCAACAGCCCTATGCCAATCAGCTGGCGTACAACCTCGACCGATGGACAGGGCCGGGAACTAGCAATGAGGTTCCAAGACTCACTACTGGTGCCACCAGAAACAATGTGTTTTCTGATTTCTATGTGGAAGACGGGTCATTTCTCAGACTAAGAAATGTACAGCTGGGCTACACGATCCCTAACACCCTTACCAAAAAGATAGGTGTTCAGCATTTCCGGTTTTACCTAGCCGCAAATAATCTTGTCACTTTGACCAGATACCAGGGATTTGATCCTGATGTGGGATCGGGGAATCCACTTTTTGCCGGTGTAGATAATGGAATCTACCCTCAGGCTAGATCCTTTATGGCAGGTTTAAACATTAAATTCTAG
- a CDS encoding two-component regulator propeller domain-containing protein, translating to MRIILTLVLLVLLVHSGLSGNIGLPFFKYYSSQEYQGGIQNYAISQHGTGLIYVANNHGLMEYDGTTWRRHALPNGAKVRHVQIDASGVIYVSGQGDLGTFTPGVDGQLTFESLKTSLPEELQNLEEVWKVYFNGENVFFCTSERILVFDKSRRFQNSIVSDTSFESFHFSHNMLMVNEVGVGIKKLQDGVLVPLNDMGFFGDYRVTGILQLNQNKHLVFTRDHGVFSMNGKLVESWKGPKDLTINTALLLRNGTIALGSQLDGLRIIDGSGNELMKLDKDNGLNNNSIVSLFEDLNGNLWVGHNNGITMVQLSLPFTKINQFSGLTGTGYHATYDQGKIYYGTNNGVFAQKTSDLGGPEVSLIRNSTGQVYQIKSIQNQLLVAHNDGAFVIKGEEAHRIAGPGGVWNFQHLHGRQDLILVGSYNGLHLYEIHEGTIQYLRQIEGFSESSRIIEQDDRGNIWVAHGYKGLYRLQLDELLETATVAYYGADAGLPTAMLNNVWRINNRLVFTTQAGIFKFDEQNNRFERDDFFKPYFEEGFLAHFLSEDQMGNIYYIGETEIGVLEKKVDGSYTKNFQVFNKLLPLLNDDLQNISILQGNEVLFAAKEGFVRFSLNDSKYQSAIFSTLIRRVYLTGASDSLVYGGNAPLVDMRHQNQNQSNRLKIPFKLANIRFESSNPTPNNEMELRFQYWLEGLEPKFGDWIDKPEKAFTNLREGNYTFHVKSKNLFGEVSPTASYSFEVLPPWYRSRVAYAVYLLVISLLTFLIYRIIESRYQKKELLIKTASKRVIQEKESELKHTQAEIEKLKTEKLKQEIHLKDKELATATMHLITKNGFIDQLRNNLNGITKKSKNQEIKNEIQKVIKNIENNFAGDRDWEQFEIHFDQVHGDFMSRFKKEYGSLSPQEIKLSAYLRMNLSTKEIAYLMNITVRGVEIARYRLRKKLGLVRTDNLQEYILKF from the coding sequence ATGAGGATTATTCTTACCCTTGTTCTACTGGTTTTACTCGTTCATTCTGGACTTTCCGGGAATATAGGATTACCTTTTTTCAAGTATTATAGTAGTCAGGAGTACCAGGGGGGAATTCAGAATTATGCGATATCCCAGCATGGCACGGGGTTGATTTATGTCGCCAACAATCATGGTTTGATGGAGTACGACGGTACAACCTGGAGAAGACATGCCTTGCCTAACGGTGCCAAAGTAAGACATGTGCAGATAGATGCAAGTGGGGTGATATATGTCTCGGGCCAAGGTGACCTTGGGACGTTTACGCCGGGTGTCGATGGACAGCTGACCTTTGAATCACTCAAAACATCATTGCCTGAGGAACTTCAAAACTTAGAAGAGGTATGGAAAGTGTATTTCAATGGGGAAAATGTGTTTTTCTGTACCTCTGAGCGTATTTTGGTATTTGACAAAAGTAGGAGATTCCAGAACAGCATCGTTAGCGACACTAGTTTTGAAAGCTTCCATTTCAGTCATAATATGCTGATGGTAAATGAAGTCGGAGTAGGGATCAAAAAACTTCAGGATGGGGTGCTGGTTCCACTCAATGATATGGGGTTTTTTGGCGATTACCGGGTGACAGGGATCCTGCAGTTGAATCAAAACAAACATTTGGTTTTTACCCGTGATCATGGTGTTTTCAGCATGAACGGGAAATTGGTTGAATCCTGGAAAGGCCCTAAGGATCTGACCATCAATACGGCTCTATTGTTAAGAAATGGCACTATTGCCTTGGGATCCCAACTCGATGGTCTTAGAATTATAGATGGTTCAGGAAATGAGCTTATGAAACTGGACAAGGACAACGGGTTGAACAATAACTCCATAGTGTCTCTTTTTGAAGATCTCAACGGAAACCTGTGGGTAGGTCACAACAATGGGATCACCATGGTGCAGCTTAGTCTTCCCTTTACCAAAATCAATCAATTTTCTGGACTTACAGGCACTGGATACCATGCCACCTACGACCAGGGCAAAATTTATTATGGTACCAACAATGGGGTATTCGCACAGAAAACAAGTGACTTAGGTGGGCCGGAAGTTTCCTTGATCCGCAATTCCACGGGGCAAGTGTACCAAATCAAATCCATACAAAATCAGCTGTTGGTGGCACACAATGACGGAGCTTTTGTTATAAAAGGGGAGGAAGCCCATAGGATAGCGGGGCCTGGAGGGGTATGGAATTTTCAGCATCTCCACGGAAGACAGGACTTGATACTGGTAGGGAGTTACAATGGCCTTCATCTCTATGAGATCCATGAGGGCACCATCCAATACCTCAGGCAGATAGAAGGTTTCAGTGAATCCAGCAGGATCATTGAGCAGGATGATAGAGGGAACATTTGGGTAGCCCATGGGTACAAAGGCCTATACAGACTGCAACTGGATGAGCTATTGGAAACTGCTACTGTAGCTTATTATGGAGCCGATGCTGGCTTGCCTACAGCTATGCTCAATAATGTCTGGCGTATCAACAACCGGCTTGTTTTTACTACACAAGCCGGTATTTTCAAGTTTGATGAACAAAACAACCGGTTTGAAAGGGATGATTTTTTTAAACCTTATTTTGAAGAGGGATTTTTGGCACATTTCCTTTCAGAGGATCAAATGGGCAATATTTATTATATAGGCGAAACTGAAATAGGGGTATTGGAGAAAAAGGTGGATGGGAGTTATACAAAGAATTTTCAGGTGTTTAATAAGCTGCTGCCACTACTCAATGATGATCTTCAGAATATTTCAATACTACAGGGAAATGAGGTTCTTTTTGCCGCAAAGGAGGGTTTTGTAAGGTTTAGTTTGAATGACAGCAAGTATCAATCTGCCATTTTCTCCACCTTGATCCGAAGGGTGTATTTGACAGGTGCGTCCGATTCCCTGGTTTATGGAGGGAATGCCCCTTTGGTTGACATGCGGCATCAAAACCAAAATCAATCGAACAGACTGAAAATCCCTTTTAAACTGGCCAATATCCGTTTTGAAAGTAGCAATCCTACCCCAAACAACGAGATGGAGCTGAGGTTTCAATATTGGCTGGAAGGCCTGGAACCCAAGTTTGGGGACTGGATCGATAAGCCTGAAAAAGCATTCACCAATCTGAGAGAAGGCAACTATACCTTTCATGTCAAAAGTAAAAACCTCTTTGGGGAGGTTAGTCCTACGGCCTCGTATTCTTTTGAGGTACTACCTCCCTGGTATAGAAGCCGGGTGGCTTATGCGGTGTATTTACTGGTCATATCTTTGCTTACTTTTCTGATATACCGTATCATCGAAAGTAGGTATCAAAAAAAGGAACTGTTGATTAAAACCGCTTCCAAAAGAGTGATCCAGGAAAAAGAATCCGAGCTCAAGCATACACAGGCTGAAATCGAAAAACTCAAAACCGAAAAACTGAAACAGGAAATTCACCTCAAGGACAAGGAACTTGCTACAGCGACAATGCATCTGATCACCAAAAACGGCTTTATTGACCAGTTGCGCAACAATCTAAATGGCATTACCAAAAAAAGCAAGAATCAGGAAATCAAAAACGAGATTCAGAAAGTAATCAAAAACATTGAAAATAATTTTGCAGGCGACAGGGATTGGGAGCAGTTTGAAATCCACTTTGATCAGGTTCACGGTGATTTTATGAGCAGATTTAAGAAAGAATACGGCAGTTTGAGCCCACAGGAAATCAAACTGAGTGCATACCTGAGGATGAATCTTTCTACCAAAGAAATCGCCTACCTGATGAATATCACCGTCCGGGGAGTTGAAATAGCAAGGTATAGGCTACGGAAAAAACTTGGTTTGGTCAGGACTGATAACTTGCAGGAATACATTCTTAAATTTTGA
- a CDS encoding ATP-binding protein, producing the protein MDLLRTRKYSTGNQYLIGIVLIVLTTVLCFFSVDFIGYRAVALILLVVVSLNAVLFDIFPVLLSALLSALIWNFFFIPPILTLHIGTPEDGLMFLMYFVIASINAVLTYKIREVERKERDEEEKAKAIKLYNTLLNSLSHELRTPISTIIGAIDTIQVNQTKLSENSRNELYSEIEIAGYRLNRQVENLLSMSRLEAGFIQPKKDWCDLSEVIFTAIKDNKEDAKDHSIAFNPNENLPLFKLDRGLIEQIVHNLIHNALQHTPENSSVKIEVSNSDTTCIIQISDDGKGFPDNEIGFVFDKFYRLDHTSTGGTGLGLSIVKGFTEAMNGVIYLENVPESGAKFTLEIPCEFSQKADLENE; encoded by the coding sequence TTGGATTTACTTAGAACAAGGAAATATAGCACGGGAAATCAATACCTGATAGGTATTGTACTTATTGTGTTGACCACTGTTTTGTGCTTTTTCTCCGTTGACTTCATAGGCTATAGGGCAGTAGCACTTATACTTTTAGTGGTGGTTTCATTAAACGCAGTTTTATTTGATATTTTCCCTGTATTGCTATCTGCACTGTTAAGTGCATTGATTTGGAATTTCTTTTTTATCCCTCCCATTCTTACTTTACACATAGGCACACCGGAAGACGGATTAATGTTTCTGATGTACTTTGTAATAGCTTCTATCAATGCCGTTTTGACATATAAAATCCGTGAAGTAGAACGAAAAGAAAGGGACGAAGAAGAAAAAGCGAAAGCAATCAAACTTTACAATACTTTACTTAATTCACTCTCGCATGAGTTGAGAACCCCCATTTCCACAATCATCGGAGCTATTGATACCATACAGGTCAACCAAACAAAACTCTCTGAAAACAGCAGGAATGAATTGTATTCGGAAATAGAAATCGCTGGCTATCGTTTGAACAGGCAAGTTGAAAACCTTTTGAGCATGAGCCGGCTGGAAGCGGGTTTTATTCAGCCTAAAAAAGATTGGTGTGATCTAAGCGAAGTTATATTTACTGCGATTAAGGACAATAAGGAGGACGCCAAGGATCATTCTATTGCATTCAATCCGAATGAAAATTTGCCATTGTTTAAGCTGGATAGGGGGCTGATAGAGCAAATAGTCCATAATTTAATTCATAATGCCTTGCAGCATACACCTGAGAATTCTTCGGTAAAAATTGAAGTCAGCAACAGTGACACAACTTGTATTATTCAAATTTCAGACGACGGCAAAGGTTTCCCGGACAATGAAATTGGTTTTGTTTTTGACAAGTTTTACCGTCTGGACCACACATCAACAGGCGGCACGGGATTAGGGCTCTCTATCGTGAAGGGTTTTACTGAAGCAATGAACGGGGTGATATATTTAGAAAATGTACCGGAAAGCGGTGCAAAGTTCACCCTTGAAATTCCCTGTGAATTTTCTCAAAAAGCGGATTTGGAAAATGAATAA
- a CDS encoding response regulator transcription factor, whose translation MNKAEILVIDDEPQIRKLLQIILESNDYKVVQASSGREGLVLAANHPPDLILLDIGLPDKSGHGILKELREWYNNPIIILSVQDNESDIVSALDNGAADYLTKPFRSGELLARIRSAIRRSQNTDNNSTLTCGDIEIDFVARVVTRKGGTVKLTSTEYNLLALFARNEGKVLTHQFLLKEIWGYSYQTETQYLRVFVGTLRKKLEDNPNNPQHILTESGVGYRFE comes from the coding sequence ATGAATAAAGCAGAAATACTTGTAATAGATGATGAACCGCAAATAAGGAAGCTGCTTCAAATTATCCTGGAGAGCAACGATTATAAAGTAGTTCAGGCAAGCTCAGGGAGAGAAGGATTAGTTTTGGCCGCCAACCATCCTCCCGACCTGATTTTATTGGATATTGGGTTACCTGACAAAAGCGGACACGGGATATTAAAAGAGTTAAGAGAGTGGTACAACAATCCTATTATTATACTTTCAGTGCAGGACAACGAGTCCGATATTGTTTCCGCCCTGGACAACGGAGCCGCTGACTATTTAACCAAACCCTTTCGCTCAGGGGAATTATTGGCCAGGATACGTTCTGCCATTCGCAGAAGCCAGAATACAGATAACAACTCAACTTTAACCTGCGGTGATATCGAAATAGATTTTGTAGCCCGAGTTGTAACAAGAAAAGGCGGAACAGTTAAACTTACTTCCACCGAATATAATTTATTGGCATTGTTTGCCAGGAACGAAGGCAAGGTTTTAACGCACCAGTTTCTTTTGAAGGAAATTTGGGGGTACAGTTACCAAACCGAAACTCAATATTTACGGGTATTTGTCGGCACACTTCGCAAGAAATTGGAAGATAACCCAAACAATCCTCAACATATACTTACTGAAAGTGGGGTTGGTTATCGGTTTGAATAG